Within Vigna unguiculata cultivar IT97K-499-35 chromosome 2, ASM411807v1, whole genome shotgun sequence, the genomic segment aaatgtaacccaagtgtttagatcactctcccaaagtaacaaggcaaggctagcactcaaaatccaccaaaggagtgaagcaaacacttttcaaaacttgttcaaaaactttcaaatgcaatacacgtgattcggccacaacatcccaagagtttcaagaaaagaaaactactaagacacaacaaagaacacctagtgacaagcaagaaaagcacaaaaacaagaaagtttaacttctaaggaaattttgttttaaagacaaaacttgaacaagactaaagcaatgaaaaacacttttaaagactctatggaaagcatttgaacaagccaagattatacctcaaattatgcatacaccaagaaagatcataaccaagttaaagcatggaactaatttgccaatatcacccaaaatccaagtataaaatttggtagcataacacctagtaaaaatggccaaatggatttaccaagcaacacattagctctcggtcaaactgtttttggtattgaaaacactttttcttttcaaaactaggtacttaaaatgattagaaggatgttttagggtgtcttgaacacttagttccttaaaattaggtcaaaatcaatttcaaggagcatgctacaacaaaaggcatagatctcatgcaatagctcaaatacttagaaataagaataagaaaactcaaagaagcatatgacatatgactcaagcaaaagttagacacatttaaagactcaacatgacatacacaaagacacaaacatgtagctatcatgcatttaaactcatggatttgaggctcaaagactaagcatcaaaagacatgttatccaaccagaTTTAGGAGTTAAAGCatcacaaaaccgaagcaaaaattgccacaacataacctgaaaacgttgtttttcgtattctcggcagctctgacctttgctcactcatttgatcataactctctccacagaactccaaatgcattggttctttttttgttagaaagtagactaacagagctttcttttgacatcaagaacgtaatttttgaatcactgagcaggtgcagtttaatcttttaaaatcgtgaacagtttctgccagcattgtttttgtgtgcaatggaagtggatttgaaccatacaaagatagctacaacaagacaagaaaTGTGgattgcttccatgggcactaagtcacataatacctcatctttgtagtttccaatggagaagttaataaggacttgtttgtccactttaatctcaccttccttactaagccaagaaagcttatagggcttggcatgaaggatggttttcaagccaagcttgtccacaacccttgtgctagccacattaacacaacttccactatcaattatgagggagcaagttttgttgttgattaggcaccttgagtgaaaaatattttctctttggttttcaaattctttaggcacttggcctagcatgcgcctaaccaccaacaaacctccttcattaggtttgatttcatcctcacttgaagattgggaagaagtatGGGAGGAAGAAcctttaggggaggggggagaagaatgttcactttcaacctctcctttagggttcaagatcatgttcctctttgttgggcaatttgaagcaatgtgaccatagcccaaacacttaaaacatttgatggaactagttcttgaactttgagaagagtttgcactttcatgggaggttctagacgaattagtcctaggtgggtggtctttggaaggtggtttctcattctttctttcttttcctttccaagttctagagtagtattcattgtatgaagtattcctcttggcctcttatttctttttcaattgactttcaacttttaatgccaagtgtaaaattttttcaagagtggaatactcatacaactcaactacatcttgaacttctcttctaagaccactcacaaatctagctaccttttcttctttactttcaaattggagtcctactttgagaaacatggactccatcattttaaaatattcacacacatagacccttgttgaagcctttggagcttcaaaagagtctccctcctatagtaggaaggaacaaatctagtgcGCATCAAAgtcttaatgtccatccaagaggtcgcgggtggctcttggttaatattgtccatacacaattgatgccaccatgtcatggcataatcttcaaattctaaaactactaaatctacttgttcttgatcaccaACTAAATGAatgttgaagatttggtccactttttgctcccactctatgtagaggtttgggtcattctcccccttgaactttggaatcttgattggtggaggttgtctttgtgggagttgattgcgccttccaccaccatcatagccgtgccttcttcttcttccaccatggctagagtcctcagaagaggacctcctccttctcctctcatcttccctaagctcaagtctttggatgtgctcttgtaggaagatctcactttgcctcctatccgccctcaattggtcaaaagtttctctcctactcacttccatctcacgtaagatgttggcaagggtcatttgttcactttcttgggccataggagtcaccatgggaggggaataaggtgagaccgactcctcctcttcttctacctccaagattggatccatattcatgttcctacaccaaatactcaccaaaaaccgagacaaggaagaggttagctaacaaaaaattccaaacccgagaccaagtgtggtcttctcaagcacccaagtgtttttgatcacactctcaaagcacacaagcaaggctaccactcaaaaaccttccaaacaagtgaaaatacctttaaagagatgaaaactttttcaaagctcaaataagtggctcggccacaacactctaggaagacaaggaaaagaaaactactaagacaaaacaaagattacctaaagacaagcaagcaaagctcaaaaaataagaaagtttaacttctaaggaaacttgtttttaaagacaaaacttgaacaagactaaagcaatgaaaaacactttcaaagactctatgtaaagcatttgaacaagccaagattatacctcaaattttTCATACACCAaaaaagatcataaccaagttaaagcatggaactaatttgccaatatcacccaaaatccaagtataaaatttggtagcataacacctagtaaaaatggccaaatggattcaccaagcaacacattagctctcggccaaactgtttttggtcatgaaaatattttttcttttcaaaactaggtacttaagatgatgagaaggatattttagagtgtcttgaacacttagttcccaaaaaaattaggtcaaaaataaatttcaaggagcatacaacaacaaaaggcatagatctcatgcaatagctcaaatacttagaaacaagaacaagaaaagtcaaagaagcatatgacaagagactcaagcatccaaagacatgttatccaaccacatttaggagcaaaagagtcacaaaaccgaagccaaaattgccacaacataacctgaaaacgttatttttcgtattctcggcaacTCTGAcatttgctcactcatttgatcataactctctccacagaactccaaatgcattaattctttttttgttggaaactagactcacagagatttcttttgatataaagaacgttacttttggaccactaagctagctgcagtatttttttcaaaaacgcacacgttgctgccagcactgtttttatgtggaccattcaaagatagctacacaagacaaggttagaacatgaaaacaccatattcaaggacaaccaaagctctagataccaaatgatgaaggattatcttgtttccttttagagttatgaatatggtgaagttgtttaagaaagctttttgaaaattcccactggacattaagatagcatgttatctagatgtgaatgttcatttctcaagctcatgaaaggaagaagagggttggattcaagcttaaacacacacaacaataacaacactaaagagcaaaatgaaagaagaaacaataaaaatggaaagcatagaagatgaagaacggaagaagcacgccactcatagggggggatctaagccaaccaagccctagagatgagtgatggtgccgccacttgcaagcaagataaggcaaaggtgagttcacttctaggaaggagagctcacgaaaattggtggttaaatgcacaaagtttataacaaaatgatcaacccttttacaagacaaggaacaccctttaaataggagttcataggggttctttagcaaatacaaaaacatgaataaggattaactagcaaaccctaaacctaatgtgagagtgagtcttggccaagtgaagggagatgattggtggaggcattcccatgaggattctaggccaaaagaagAAGGAggccaagtgaccttctaaggcataaaccacaaaggcaaaaggagacaaggtacatgtctacttttgcttttgctttatgcttttttgctttcctctctcttccacttcatccaagtgctccaatcaccaagtgccacctagctctactttctcttaattacctacaaaaaagacaaacaaggattagcatgttggtttaagttaatctaatcttggtcaaaggtcaactttggatcaaagtcaacaagtcaaccaaaataaatcaactagaaaccaacttagggaattcaaactaaagtaatgcaaaacaaagataaaggtgatggaatagaagactcccttctagacatgcttctagtgatccttcttgagggagcttctaaggaggtggtcatgccttcatcatatatatatatatatatatatatatatatatatatatatatatatatatatatatatatatatatatatatatatataattttatttttcttgaaagcTTGTTAAAACATGtccataattattttaaagagaaAGCATTAGATATAAACAAGTCTTACTGTTTTCAAGTTCATTTCGTTGTTTTATCTATAATCTATTATTTAATCGGAGAAAAGACTCATTAGTGTAACGTCCcattaaattaacaaacataattaacGGAAACGTCGCACGAGGTAACATAATAGCGCAGTCCTGGAGTTTTAAACCCAACTCCTTACAACACAAGGCACACCACGGTGCCACAAGAAAAACAAGTTATAAAGTTTAAAAGGAATGTAAAGAAATCCCAAGTCAAACTGATACATGGCCCGTAGCCCTAAGAAAAgcctaacaaaaataaaacatcaagTCCAGCCTAGGTGGACTTGGTAGCAGAATCATCTCTCCTCTGTTGgccacgagtacctctcgcctctgctcccatcaataaattgatgatcatcgtaaGAGTAGAAGGATAACATacaagaaagggtaagctagagccaaaagatTTCATCAATACAATCAGGTACATTTTCACAATCCAATATACAcatatcaaccaagcatgttgtgacttctcaaacaatacactaagactcgactcgactcattcgaatacgtataacctggtcggattcagcggatgcttgcacttgtggtggatacatctgctcacccctgagctatgtgttacaagtgttacaatgaaacAATTCCCTCACatacaaggttagcccttaatgagtttcaggcctcctgctactctcaccacagaagtcagtccgctctaagtgagactaactgactccttagagtgtcaggatgcaatccttaccttgaatccttaccaagttatatatatggggcaccaccatggacacccactaacaaaaccatggaattatgtcccgaccactaaagcacgaccctgaagATCTCATCTAGAgatcccaaggaattatgcactgacacggaccaatcaTGCTCAATAAATCAAACGGAATTAACATGCAtgtacattttcatattataccAGCTCTTTATAGTTTCTCCTCTTTCATATGCCCGACAAATCCATACTCATCCATAATTCTCAAACCATAGTTGTGAATTCcatctcatgccaataccatgccactttaataccaaccatctcatttattTCTCATGCCAAGATCATACAATCACAACAATCAAGTTTGTAGCCACACCTCATCTCATGCATCTCATTTCACAAGCCTCATACATTATATAGAGTACAACATAAACCAAACATTTAATTTAGCCAAACTAAGAAAAACAGTGTGACTTGCAGtgaatctcgctcaagccaagagccctcgcttaggcgagaggagtgccctcgcttaggcggtgaactctcgcttaggcgagatcgcgacAGGGATGCTGGAAGGCTCTCGCatggctcgcttaggcgagcccttctcgcctgagcgagacaacccCTCGCCTAAAAGTGAGGTTCCTCGCTTGGGCTAAAACAGAAGCAACGTGCCAAGGCTCTCACGCATGCTCCCTTAGGCGAGcgtctctcgcttgagcgagatggtgcctcgctcaaaacaagagctttcgcctgagcgagagctcgagtgtAGCCCTGGCCTGTTCTTGCaagtcttgcctaggcgagacaggctcgcttggATGAGCGTATCAGACCTCGCCACTGTTCCTATATGCCACAAACACATTTCCATACCCAAGCAATAATACCAACCATACCATACACTCATAGCAACATATAAGCACGAAAATCACAAAATACAACCAAGGCAACAACCATTGCACCAAAcaagagggttctagcttcccttacctggaaaacaaGCTAGCAATTGGGTCCTTGGGTACGAACAGGGAACGCAACAGCTCCTAGAGTGGATTAGTGAGCTGGAAACAGTGAAACCAGTTCAAAACGAGCTCACCGTAACTGACCCTAGTTGGAACCACAAAGAAGGAACTAAATGGAAATAAGGTATGAGTTGGAACAGACTTACGTGAAGTGGAGGTCTGGTTGGAGTTCACTTGGAGAGGGTTGAcggctaaccctagcagagctctgaaACGGAAAGGGAGGCAGTGTTTAGGTTCAGATTGCAAAAGTGAGGCTGAAAGGGGAACCTTAGCAGCTTTAGGGCCTTAGCACCCTATGgaccagcctttaggcccaacaaaTTAAGGCcaacccttaaacattagggcagaaaatGAAACTGGACCTTACAATTAGCTGTTATTGTAGCGAGCGATGTCAAACACATCACTGGCTTTAAAAGAATATATCCAATAGATAAACATTGTGTTACAGTCTCtaatttctttatttctctctttttaatgaaatataatcCAATATTAATTAAGCTAAATATAAAGTATAATCCAATAATAATAAGGCTTAATcatataagaaaatgaaaattaaaaatgtaggatattttggaatttctgataattaatttacaaattatgTAAGTCACAAAAGTATGTAGAATAAGTTAGAAATTTTGTCGGACTTTATTGGGTCAAGAGAGtgttataagaaaaagaaaaataatcaattcCGTAACATCTTTATTGTTAATGTcggtcaaaatattattcttgaTTTGATGAAATATAACTTTAGAAGATTTTGTTCTATTCTCTCTCCTTGTGCACCGACCACATGgtctttttttgaaaattttggtctattttattttcagttactcatTGCTCGTTTAGAGCCATCTCTCACCCATAATTAAAACTCACCTTTTGGTTCTCTTTGCTCGTTTTCTCCGTCGATAACAAGAGCTTAAAGAAAGAacctcttttctctttttcttctcttgtctTGGGTAAAAGTAGTATAATTAGAAgtatgttttttcatttttcctttttttatttgtttttgcttAGTAATTTTATTCTTCTCTTATTGGATATCTTTTTGTCTTCCTTTTGATAAAGAGATCATTTTCTTGAgacacttataaaaaaaaaaaaatacaagtttctgtattttgttacttttctTCCAAAAAAGTTGAGAGCCATATGAATTGATGGGGTTACACCTATTTGATTTACGTTGTTGTACATTTTAATTCTATTACTACTTACTATGTGAGTAAAGTTGTGATGTGTTTTTTCCAAAATGAATGTATCTATCAATTCAATAAGGTATTGAAGAAAACATGCAAAgctaataagaaataaaaatatagtctCGCACTccttttatatttcatattatacaatctaaaataaaataatttttttgaattgtgtAATCTGAAAAATCTACCAATTATACAATCCagaacttaaattaaaaaaaaaatgaaaaacaatgtaTTCACAATGATATAACGAGTATTTTAATGACTATGGTACAACAAAAATACATACGGTGTAGGAAGCAATAGTTGACAATTGAAATATCTGAACTAGAAAAATAACAAAGTCCATAATGGTTAAGGATAATATTGAGTTCTAGTTGTCACTatcaaatttgagaatattctTTATTAGAATAAGAGATAAATATCATGCCTTCATACATGGAAATTTAAATTGTCTTTTGTAGTCCTAGCTTTAGCTACACTaagattatttttcttcaacACAACGCTACATGAGGAAGTGTTATGCTAGAAAATTATAATCGTATAAAATCATCTTACTTCTATAAAACTGTTATAGATTATTTCCTATTAAAAACATTTCGCAGATTCCTCACTGCACATAGTTGATGCTTACAAATAATACCAGAATGTTGGCGTAGCAGTACATGTACATGTATTTTGCACTCTGGATTGTACAGAAACAGTCAAAAGCCAAGTAGGTTGTTTCATACTCGGCATCATAAACATTTTTCGGAACATACAGCATTCCTCGTCCAGGATTTAACGCCGTTTGCAAGGATGCATGAGGATGCTAACAACACTGCGTATTGTAACCACAAAGTAGCTATAACAGATTGAATGAGCAACTCTAACATAAAGACTGTCAACTACAAAAATCAGACAACCTTCGTGACAGAGTGTGGGTACCTCCCAATGCCATGTTTGGTTCCATATCCCGTCTGTTATCCACATTTACTCAGAAGCTAACAGTTATACCTTCTACTTTGCAGAAATAATTTCTTACATTACATTTCCATCGGATTTGGGGGTTTCAGTTGTGAATCAATGCATTTTCACCCTGCAGATACGGACTTGATCATTCAATGATTATTTGATGAATACTACAAATGTTACGAACAAACTCATTCTAAATCAAGTCCTTTAGTCATATAAAGGGGTTCATACTGTAATTTCAAATAACAATGATGATCAACTTTGTAATACCTGCTGATATTGTGAATCTGAAGACTGATCTTCATTGAAATTTCCTCTCCAGAGGATTATCTGCTCATCCTTAAACAAGATAGGGACACATGGCACCAAATCCTGCAGTAACAAGAACCCTATTCAACACCACATGCACTTTTTATCCTCAACACAAAGACAGGAAAAAGGAAACactgaatttttttatcatattagaCATACCCTTAGCTTTACTCCAATCTTTTTGCAGTCACTAGTTCCCACATGGGTACAGTCAAGTCTCACAACCTCCTGAGTCTTAAAAGCCTCCCTCACCCTCTCCACCACATTCACATACACACCATTTCTGGCTGAATATTGAAATCACACATTTAGCATATATACCAATCCAATACTACTTAAAGCCTGATTAAGACCAAAAAGCAACCTTTGGTGAGAACCTGCTACCCAATAATTCACTTACTGAGTTTAATGAGAGGATCTGAATTCAATCCGTTGTTTCTAActtcttttgtttcttcatATGTCAAACCTTCTATTACATTCTTCACAAGCCTAGGATATATTGGTGCGTAAGGCTTCCACAGCATGAGAGGAATAACTGGACGGTTCTTGGGATCATAATTCCGTCCTCTGTACAGAAGCAGTATATTAATGTTGCGGTAGATAACTTTACCATAAGACTTGTCCTGCGGACACAGCAACTCAAACGCATTTAGAGAGTCTAAATAAGAATGATCAATCCTCTAAGAGTGCAGAACAATAATGTTGACCTCAAGGTGGAAGCAAACATTGTCCATGTCAAGAGTTGGCACACCCAAGCACTTAATCCTCACAGCTTCGGCCTTCTTCCAGTGGTTATGGATGTCGTCCAACATGTTGTGAGTGACTCCATCCTTTCCTAGAAAAACACAAACATCATTAGCCAATtacatcaatttatataaataaattatcttctCTAAATGTTCTTTAGATAGAACAGTCAAGAGTTATAACTCAGGTAGTGCTTGATCTACCCTTTTATGCTTAAGAACTGtttaaagttgaagttgaaaCAAAGAACTTCAAAAGTTTGTGATTGTAGAGAAGTTCATCCTTCCGTCCGTCAACTTCTTCCAATTCTTTCATCTACACTCCTCCATTGTCACTCAAACCCAATAACCCTGACTACCAACGCCATTAACGCTTGTGCAACCACAAATCTGGCATACCTATTAAAAACTACCAGAGTTcga encodes:
- the LOC114167639 gene encoding CRS2-associated factor 2, mitochondrial, yielding MRNGIVSFSICRLPLHERRFLSHFLSDDLYDPPFSPSPKPLKANKKKKHSVNGAPKQNGAPKFPLKSNLPFDFRYSYSETQPSVGPISFRESPKFSPFGPGRLDRTWTGVSAPVQSEPDWKRVEEERNRVLGAPLSEDEVAELVERYRHSDCVRQINLGKDGVTHNMLDDIHNHWKKAEAVRIKCLGVPTLDMDNVCFHLEDKSYGKVIYRNINILLLYRGRNYDPKNRPVIPLMLWKPYAPIYPRLVKNVIEGLTYEETKEVRNNGLNSDPLIKLTRNGVYVNVVERVREAFKTQEVVRLDCTHVGTSDCKKIGVKLRDLVPCVPILFKDEQIILWRGNFNEDQSSDSQYQQGENALIHN